From Halotia branconii CENA392, the proteins below share one genomic window:
- a CDS encoding glycosyltransferase family 4 protein, with translation MRLNQWINQKFLPSISTSTPLTAYKENDIKTRQSVKLSVITQFFPPDYAATGQLIEELVKQLGQQGVDIEVFTSQPGYAFKSSSAPAVERVDRIRVQRSRTAQLWPGRIRGKAVNGILYTLRAALYMFKAWRRSNVVLLTTAPPFLPVIGYLAYLLFRLPYVCILYDLYPDIAIALGVIPKDNWLVRLWRAINRQVWLNAKGIVVLSPAMKERVVAHCPQIADKVSVIHSWANPDLIRPIPKQENWFALKHNLVNTFTVLYSGNMGRCHDLDTMLEAAKELQDQPIQFVCIGGGAKRDDLIKEVEQLGLRNFTFLPYQDKHVLPYSLTACDLSLVSVDASTESLVVPSKLYSALASGRPLAVICSPSSYLRQLISEADCGSTFDNGDSHGLAQFIRLLSRDPQLGERMGTAGRQYLRSHFTPKVISQQYLNVLEQAILPDEVITMPKSHVK, from the coding sequence ATGAGACTGAATCAATGGATTAATCAAAAATTCTTGCCATCCATTTCTACTTCTACTCCTTTAACAGCCTATAAAGAGAATGATATAAAAACTCGGCAATCCGTTAAATTATCTGTAATCACCCAGTTTTTTCCTCCAGACTATGCTGCTACAGGACAATTAATTGAGGAACTCGTAAAACAATTGGGTCAGCAAGGGGTAGATATTGAAGTTTTTACAAGTCAGCCTGGATATGCATTTAAATCTTCTTCGGCTCCAGCAGTTGAACGAGTAGATAGAATCCGAGTTCAGCGATCGCGGACTGCTCAACTGTGGCCGGGGAGGATTCGTGGTAAAGCTGTCAATGGTATTCTGTACACATTGCGTGCTGCGCTTTACATGTTTAAAGCTTGGCGGCGCAGCAATGTAGTTTTGTTGACTACTGCTCCTCCATTTTTACCAGTTATCGGATATCTAGCTTATCTATTATTTCGGTTGCCTTATGTTTGTATCCTCTATGATCTTTATCCAGATATTGCGATCGCTTTAGGAGTAATTCCCAAAGATAACTGGTTAGTGCGATTGTGGCGGGCAATCAATAGACAAGTTTGGCTTAACGCTAAAGGAATTGTGGTTCTTAGTCCGGCGATGAAAGAGCGAGTAGTAGCTCATTGTCCCCAAATAGCCGACAAAGTTTCTGTAATTCACAGTTGGGCTAACCCCGACTTAATTAGACCGATTCCCAAGCAAGAAAACTGGTTTGCTTTAAAGCATAATTTAGTTAACACATTTACCGTACTCTATTCTGGCAACATGGGTCGCTGTCATGATCTTGACACTATGCTAGAAGCTGCTAAGGAATTGCAAGACCAGCCGATTCAGTTTGTGTGTATTGGTGGTGGAGCCAAACGCGATGACTTAATTAAGGAAGTAGAGCAGTTGGGACTGAGGAATTTCACTTTTCTACCGTATCAAGATAAGCATGTACTGCCTTATTCTTTGACAGCTTGTGATTTATCACTCGTAAGTGTAGATGCATCAACAGAAAGTTTGGTTGTTCCCAGTAAGCTTTACTCAGCCTTAGCTTCTGGGCGGCCATTAGCTGTGATTTGTTCTCCATCTTCATATCTTAGACAACTGATTTCAGAAGCTGATTGTGGCAGCACATTTGACAATGGAGACAGTCATGGTCTAGCCCAATTTATTCGTTTACTTAGTCGCGATCCCCAATTGGGGGAACGAATGGGTACAGCAGGTCGTCAATATTTGCGATCGCATTTCACTCCTAAGGTTATCTCCCAGCAATACCTCAATGTTTTAGAGCAAGCAATATTACCTGATGAGGTAATCACTATGCCTAAAAGCCATGTAAAATAA